Proteins encoded in a region of the Neodiprion lecontei isolate iyNeoLeco1 chromosome 5, iyNeoLeco1.1, whole genome shotgun sequence genome:
- the LOC107218197 gene encoding neutral alpha-glucosidase AB: MSLGVRFGLFLAALSCVYLVSGVDRNNFKTCEQSSFCRRCRKVEPGKTPYKLLNTVEVRETDLSGELFNQDTGVAYILRLTGLADNTYRVWINEKNPLHPRFEATFALQSDPVPKKIKLIEQTAEYIVVGTDHTKAKLFFNPFRIDFYRGEQLVLSANARGLMRFEHIRTKPEPKPEGEEGEKPAETNPEFPGDGADSDPGAWEENFKSHHDSKPYGPEAVALDFSFIGAENVYGVPEHAGSFALKSTKKSDPYRLYNLDVFEYEIDDFMSLYGAIPVVFGHGKESGTSGVYWQNAAETWVDITSSADNNVVESIVNFVSGSAKKPQVDAHFISESGLIDAFFMLGPSPLDAFRQYTRLTGSAPLPQMFSLGYHQCRWNYNDQDDVRQVAENFDKYDLPMDVMWLDIEYTDGKKYFTWDTRKFSQPLEMVHNLTEKGRKLVVIIDPHIKRDQNYFLHNDATNLGYYVKHRDGKDYEGWCWPGATSYIDMFDPKVRQYYIEQYNLDKFTGTTNDVYIWNDMNEPSVFNGPEVTMPKDLIHYENWEHRDIHNINGMMFTSATHEALFRRSGGSLRPFVLTRSFFAGSQRYGAMWTGDNTGEWNHLRISYPMCLSLAVSGFSFCGADIGGFFKNPDNELFIRWNQAAAWLPFMRQHSHIETKRREPWVFGDNTLGIVRETLKRRYAYLPLWYTLFREHEISGIPVIRPIWAHYPTESAAFTIDDEILVGDSLLVRPVLEPGLTEVSVYFPGEGKITWYNIDTMQPYKQPGAVSVPVTMERIPVYQRSGSIVPKKNRSRRSTVAMKNDPYTLMVIADDDGSATGTLYIDDESSFEYRHGKYLYIRFTLTGYKLTSNFMDKLATYDTKSWLERIDIANPPKNIKSAQLTSKTLGIVELEAKYNTRNNVLTVRKPGVNMGEEWSIELIH; this comes from the exons ATGTCTCTGGGCGTGAG ATTTGGGCTGTTTCTGGCAGCACTCAGCTGCGTCTACTTGGTCAGCGGAGTTGAcagaaacaattttaaaacatgCGAACAAAGCAGTTTTTGTCG GCGTTGCCGAAAAGTTGAGCCAGGCAAAACGCCTTACAAGCTACTGAACACGGTCGAAGTTCGAGAGACGGATCTGAGCGGTGAATTATTTAACCAAGATACAGGAGTTGCATACATTCTTCGGTTGACAGGATTGGCAGACAACACATACAGGGTTTGGATAAACGAGAAGAATCCATTACATCCAAGATTCGAGGCGACATTTGCACTCCAGAGTGATCCTGTgccaaagaaaataaaactcatTGAACAAACAGCAGAGTATATTGTAGTTGGCACTGATCATACCAAGGCTAAGCTCTTTTTCAATCCATTCAGAATTGACTTTTATCGCGGTGAACAACTTGTTCTCTCTGCCAATGCGAGAGGACTCATGCGGTTTGAACACATACGCACTAAACCAGAGCC GAAGCCTGAGGGTGAGGAAGGAGAAAAGCCTGCTGAAACTAATCCCGAATTTCCAGGAGACGGCGCAGACTCTGATCCTGGAGCTTGGGAGGAGAATTTCAAATCACATCACGATTCCAAACCTTACGGGCCAGAGGCTGTGGCACTAGATTTCAGTTTCATAGGGGCTGAAAATGTTTATGGGGTTCCAGAGCATGCTGGATCATTTGCGTTGAAATCCACAAAGAAATCTGATCCTTACAGACTTTATAATTTGGATGTTTTTGAATACGAAATTGACGACTTTATGTCGCTCTATGGTGCCATTCCTGTCGTCTTTGGCCACGG TAAGGAAAGCGGAACGTCAGGAGTTTACTGGCAGAATGCAGCTGAAACTTGGGTGGATATAACATCCAGCGCTGATAACAACGTCGTTGAGAGTATCGTTAACTTCGTTTCTGGGTCTGCTAAAAAGCCCCAAGTTGACGCTCACTTCATCTCTGAGTCAGGCCTAATCGACGCATTCTTTATGCTAGGACCTAGTCCCTTGGATGCCTTCAGGCAATACACACGTTTAACTGGATCTGCTCCTCTCCCTCAG ATGTTTAGCTTAGGGTACCATCAGTGTCGGTGGAATTATAACGACCAGGACGACGTGCGTCAGGTGGCTGAGAATTTTGACAAGTACGACTTACCGATGGATGTAATGTGGCTGGATATCGAGTACACTGATGGCAAGAAGTACTTTACGTGGGATACCCGTAAATTTTCGCAGCCTCTAGAGATGGTCCATAATTTGACAGAAAAGGGTAGAAAACTGGTGGTGATTATTGATCCTCACATCAAGCGAGACCAGAACTACTTTCTCCACAACGACGCTACAAATCTTGGTTACTATGTAAAACACAGAGATGGAAAAGACTACGAGGGATGGTGCTGGCCAGGTGCAACCTCGTACATCGACATGTTCGACCCTAAAGTCAGGCAGTACTACATCGAGCAGTACAATCTAGACAAATTCACGGGAACTACCAACGACGTTTATATTTGGAATGACATGAATGAACCGAGTGTGTTTAATGGACCCGAAGTAACAATGCCGAAGGATTTGATACATTATGAAAATTGGGAGCACAGAGATATTCACAACATTAACGGAATGATGTTCACGTCCGCGACTCACGAGGCTTTATTCCGAAG gtCTGGCGGTTCCCTGCGACCATTCGTATTGACACGATCCTTCTTTGCTGGTTCGCAAAGATACGGTGCCATGTGGACTGGAGATAACACAGGTGAATGGAATCACCTTCGTATCAGCTACCCGATGTGTCTGTCCTTGGCGGTATCCGGTTTCTCTTTTTGCGGTGCAGACATAGGAGGCTTCTTCAAGAACCCGGACAATGAGTTGTTCATAAGGTGGAATCAAGCAGCTGCTTGGCTGCCGTTTATGCGTCAGCATTCTCACATCGAGACCAAGCGTCGTGAGCCTTGGGTTTTCGGTGACAATACTCTTGGAATAGTTCGTGAAACCCTCAAGAGGCGCTACGCCTATTTGCCCTTGTGGTACACATTATTTAGGGAGCATGAAATCAGCGGAATTCCAGTTATCAGGCCGATTTGGGCTCACTACCCAACCGAGTCTGCAGCTTTTACTATCGACGACGAAATCTTGGTTGGCGATTCGCTCCTCGTTCGTCCAGTTCTAGAGCCTGGATTGACAGAAGTTAGCGTCTACTTCCCTGGAGAGGGTAAGATCACTTGGTACAACATTGACACGATGCAGCCGTACAAGCAGCCTGGTGCTGTCAGTGTTCCGGTGACGATGGAGCGAATCCCAGTCTATCAAAGGAGTGGATCAATTGTTCCAAAAAAGAACAGATCCCGCCGAAGTACAGTCGCTATGAAAAACGATCCCTACACGCTGATGGTAATCGCAGATGACGATGGATCCGCTACAGGCACTCTCTACATTGACGATGAATCCAGTTTCGAGTACCGTCATGGAAAATACTTGTACATCAGGTTCACTTTGACTGGTTACAAGCTGACATCCAATTTCATGGATAAACTCGCAACCTATGACACTAAGAGCTGGCTGGAGAGGATAGATATCGCCAATCCACCAAAGAACATCAAATCGGCACAATTGACCTCGAAAA CTCTAGGCATAGTCGAGCTGGAGGCCAAATACAATACTCGAAACAATGTTCTAACTGTGCGTAAACCTGGAGTGAATATGGGCGAGGAATGGAGTATAGAGTTGATTCATTAG
- the LOC107218202 gene encoding mitochondrial inner membrane protease subunit 2, translating into MGLPPFLRNILIGIPIGITFLDTVGYVARVEGVSMQPALNPNLKEVDYVYLNRWAVRGLKVERGEIISLSSPKFPNQKLIKRVIGLPGDVIGTIGYKTDFVQVPEGHCWVEGDHTGHSMDSNSFGPISLGLVTAKATCIVWPPNRWQFLIPEVREHRLPLNILRSSVA; encoded by the exons ATGGGGCTACCGCCCTTTCTGCGCAACATCCTCATAGGAATTCCTATAGGGATAACCTTTTTAGACACTGTTGGATATGTCGCGCGAGTTGAAGGTGTTTCAATGCAACCGGCGCTGAACCCTAACTTGAAAGAGGTCGATTACGTCTATCTGAATCGCTGGGCCGTTCGAGGGCTCAAAGTCGAACGAGGCGAAATAATTTCTCTGTCCTCACCTAAGTTTCCTAATCAAAAACTAATAAAGCGTGTAATCGGACTACCTGGCGACGTCATTGGCACCATCGGATACAAGACAGACTTCGTACAG GTACCAGAGGGTCACTGTTGGGTCGAGGGAGATCACACAGGTCATTCTATGGACTCAAATAGCTTTGGTCCAATCTCACTAGGTTTGGTAACGGCTAAGGCTACTTGCATTGTCTGGCCTCCAAATCGTTGGCAGTTCTTAATTCCCGAGGTACGAGAGCATAGATTACCGCTCAACATCCTGAGATCGTCTGTTGCTTAA
- the LOC107218201 gene encoding KICSTOR complex protein ITFG2 isoform X1, with protein MRAVSFVKRLQWDVPGTIFRHGMTLGDVDNDGDNELVVGTAEGELYIFKGSDLWQKITGLGLITCLTVGDIFNYGRNALVVICGDGWVHIFYSPRPVNPTATSLGSVGHLPVIRESTLGDQFGVPTGPTSVDVATGMSSMMHSSGSDQMDNNVESNEPSGKMQCVHVQRIPTNTKVVLLADVDKDGAVEMILGLTDRVVRSYRWSSSAELGSRRLIGLNKWECADQIGTVTLQHTGDGTPTLLVAQPGGTFMRIKCSPEDCNFDDPDSSETNSEVAASCVDYETLGISRMRNPNISTEILGDLEPGKQEFVSALDTEVPKYLAKSVSNKQNTFSDDSQLGMNIFKASSLEFKRNYSQPEMRKASLDAVDTIRRREINTQHNEAVRFHTRHGTPGIDTIDGNFIGGNVVLGEFDMRTDKKPLLPTQKDFSPSLDNNKDNNNRSETDDKNSQNSVGAKKGKPYALATLDGTIMLVQDEVILWAMQVDHQIFALCRLDVTGDGTDEIVACAWDGQTYILDQQKNSVRFQFEEPVRAFCTGKYSVASGSSSPCLVYNTFQNKIFLYHDVILPSMMVTSLDPLDTLDDKEKRILEEWFSKDSETGKQHKLQLLTEWLLYSNDCL; from the exons ATGCGGGCCGTAAGCTTTGTTAAACGTCTGCAATGGGACGTCCCAGGAACAATTTTCAGACATGGTATGACACTAGGCGATGTTGACAACGATGGCGATAACGAATTGGTTGTTGGAACTGCAGAAGGGGAgctatatatttttaaa GGTTCAGACTTGTGGCAGAAAATAACAGGTCTTGGTCTCATAACTTGCCTAACAGTGGGTGATATTTTTAACTATGGCCGTAACGCTCTAGTAGTAATTTGTGGAGATGGATGGGTCCACATCTTCTATAGTCCTCGACCGGTTAATCCAACTGCAACATCGCTGGGCTCGGTGGGCCATTTGCCTGTAATAAGGGAGTCTACTCTTGGAGATCAGTTCGGCGTACCAACTG GGCCAACCAGCGTGGACGTGGCCACAGGTATGAGCAGTATGATGCACTCATCAGGTTCTGATCAAATGGACAATAATGTGGAATCGAACGAGCCCTCTGGAAAAATGCAGTGCGTTCACGTTCAACGTATTCCTACAAACACCAAAGTAGTTCTCCTCGCTGATGTAGACAAAGATGGGGCCGTGGAAATGATCCTGGGACTGACCGATCGCGTCGTGCGATCTTACAGATGGTCTAGCAGCGCCGAACTTGGATCTCGCAGACTAATTGGTCTAAATAAATGGGAATGTGCTGATCAAATTGGTACCGTAACTCTAcag CATACAGGAGATGGGACACCAACTTTGTTAGTTGCGCAGCCAGGTGGAACGTTTATGAGAATAAAATGCAGCCCTGAAGATTGCAATTTTGACGATCCTGACAGCTCGGAGACAAACAGTGAAGTAGCAGCAAGTTGCGTGGACTATGAAACACTGGGAATATCGAGAATGCGAAACCCGAATATCTCGACAGAGATTCTGGGTGACCTAGAGCCTGGAAAGCAGGAATTTGTGTCTGCGTTGGACACTGAGGTACCAAAGTATCTGGCGAAAAGTGTTTCTAATAAACAGAACACCTTCTCAGACGACAGTCAACTCGGAATGAACATCTTCAAAGCCTCGTCTTTGGAATTTAAGCGGAATTATTCTCAGCCGGAAATGAGGAAGGCGAGTTTAGACGCGGTGGATACCATTCGTAGGAGAGAAATTAACACCCAGCACAACGAAGCTGTGAGGTTTCACACCAGGCACGGCACACCCGGCATCGACACGATCGACGGGAACTTTATCGGCGGTAACGTCGTTCTGGGTGAGTTTGACATGAGGACAGATAAAAAGCCTCTTCTTCCAACGCAGAAGGACTTCTCGCCGTCTCTAGACAACAATAAAGATAACAACAATCGTAGCGAGACTGATGATAAAAACTCCCAGAATTCCGTTGGTGCTAAAAAGGGAAAACCGTATGCTCTGGCCACTCTAGACGGCACAATTATGCTCGTACAAGACGAAGTTATTTTATG GGCGATGCAGGTAGATCACCAAATATTCGCTCTATGTCGATTGGACGTTACTGGCGATGGAACGGACGAGATAGTCGCCTGTGCCTGGGACGGTCAGACATACATACTTGACCAGCAAAAAAATAGCGTACGATTCCAGTTCGAGGAACCAGTGAGAGCTTTCTGCACTGGAAAATACAGCGTTGCATCTGGATCGTCGAGCCCCTGTCTAGTGTACAATACATTTCAAAACAAA ATATTTCTGTATCACGATGTGATTTTACCGAGTATGATGGTTACCTCATTGGATCCTCTTGACACGCTTGATGACaaagagaaaagaattttGGAAGAGTGGTTCAGCAAGGATAGTGAAACAGGAAAACAGCACAAACTGCAGCTATTGACCGAATGGTTACTGTACAGCAATGATTGTTTGtaa
- the LOC107218201 gene encoding KICSTOR complex protein ITFG2 isoform X2, protein MLTTMAITNWLLELQKGSYIFLKYGSDLWQKITGLGLITCLTVGDIFNYGRNALVVICGDGWVHIFYSPRPVNPTATSLGSVGHLPVIRESTLGDQFGVPTGPTSVDVATGMSSMMHSSGSDQMDNNVESNEPSGKMQCVHVQRIPTNTKVVLLADVDKDGAVEMILGLTDRVVRSYRWSSSAELGSRRLIGLNKWECADQIGTVTLQHTGDGTPTLLVAQPGGTFMRIKCSPEDCNFDDPDSSETNSEVAASCVDYETLGISRMRNPNISTEILGDLEPGKQEFVSALDTEVPKYLAKSVSNKQNTFSDDSQLGMNIFKASSLEFKRNYSQPEMRKASLDAVDTIRRREINTQHNEAVRFHTRHGTPGIDTIDGNFIGGNVVLGEFDMRTDKKPLLPTQKDFSPSLDNNKDNNNRSETDDKNSQNSVGAKKGKPYALATLDGTIMLVQDEVILWAMQVDHQIFALCRLDVTGDGTDEIVACAWDGQTYILDQQKNSVRFQFEEPVRAFCTGKYSVASGSSSPCLVYNTFQNKIFLYHDVILPSMMVTSLDPLDTLDDKEKRILEEWFSKDSETGKQHKLQLLTEWLLYSNDCL, encoded by the exons ATGTTGACAACGATGGCGATAACGAATTGGTTGTTGGAACTGCAGAAGGGGAgctatatatttttaaagtaC GGTTCAGACTTGTGGCAGAAAATAACAGGTCTTGGTCTCATAACTTGCCTAACAGTGGGTGATATTTTTAACTATGGCCGTAACGCTCTAGTAGTAATTTGTGGAGATGGATGGGTCCACATCTTCTATAGTCCTCGACCGGTTAATCCAACTGCAACATCGCTGGGCTCGGTGGGCCATTTGCCTGTAATAAGGGAGTCTACTCTTGGAGATCAGTTCGGCGTACCAACTG GGCCAACCAGCGTGGACGTGGCCACAGGTATGAGCAGTATGATGCACTCATCAGGTTCTGATCAAATGGACAATAATGTGGAATCGAACGAGCCCTCTGGAAAAATGCAGTGCGTTCACGTTCAACGTATTCCTACAAACACCAAAGTAGTTCTCCTCGCTGATGTAGACAAAGATGGGGCCGTGGAAATGATCCTGGGACTGACCGATCGCGTCGTGCGATCTTACAGATGGTCTAGCAGCGCCGAACTTGGATCTCGCAGACTAATTGGTCTAAATAAATGGGAATGTGCTGATCAAATTGGTACCGTAACTCTAcag CATACAGGAGATGGGACACCAACTTTGTTAGTTGCGCAGCCAGGTGGAACGTTTATGAGAATAAAATGCAGCCCTGAAGATTGCAATTTTGACGATCCTGACAGCTCGGAGACAAACAGTGAAGTAGCAGCAAGTTGCGTGGACTATGAAACACTGGGAATATCGAGAATGCGAAACCCGAATATCTCGACAGAGATTCTGGGTGACCTAGAGCCTGGAAAGCAGGAATTTGTGTCTGCGTTGGACACTGAGGTACCAAAGTATCTGGCGAAAAGTGTTTCTAATAAACAGAACACCTTCTCAGACGACAGTCAACTCGGAATGAACATCTTCAAAGCCTCGTCTTTGGAATTTAAGCGGAATTATTCTCAGCCGGAAATGAGGAAGGCGAGTTTAGACGCGGTGGATACCATTCGTAGGAGAGAAATTAACACCCAGCACAACGAAGCTGTGAGGTTTCACACCAGGCACGGCACACCCGGCATCGACACGATCGACGGGAACTTTATCGGCGGTAACGTCGTTCTGGGTGAGTTTGACATGAGGACAGATAAAAAGCCTCTTCTTCCAACGCAGAAGGACTTCTCGCCGTCTCTAGACAACAATAAAGATAACAACAATCGTAGCGAGACTGATGATAAAAACTCCCAGAATTCCGTTGGTGCTAAAAAGGGAAAACCGTATGCTCTGGCCACTCTAGACGGCACAATTATGCTCGTACAAGACGAAGTTATTTTATG GGCGATGCAGGTAGATCACCAAATATTCGCTCTATGTCGATTGGACGTTACTGGCGATGGAACGGACGAGATAGTCGCCTGTGCCTGGGACGGTCAGACATACATACTTGACCAGCAAAAAAATAGCGTACGATTCCAGTTCGAGGAACCAGTGAGAGCTTTCTGCACTGGAAAATACAGCGTTGCATCTGGATCGTCGAGCCCCTGTCTAGTGTACAATACATTTCAAAACAAA ATATTTCTGTATCACGATGTGATTTTACCGAGTATGATGGTTACCTCATTGGATCCTCTTGACACGCTTGATGACaaagagaaaagaattttGGAAGAGTGGTTCAGCAAGGATAGTGAAACAGGAAAACAGCACAAACTGCAGCTATTGACCGAATGGTTACTGTACAGCAATGATTGTTTGtaa
- the LOC124294429 gene encoding uncharacterized protein LOC124294429: MALKSLSGMQRRLSRDARLAEAYGSFMRNYERLGHMTRVPALEIRCEDAWYLPHHAVIQASGDKWKLRVVFDASRTTREGHCLNNFLWSGPPLQSDLSLILSNWRKYRFAFIVDMVRVFRRALVVREDRDLQRGVWATIADAGPVDYRLNAVACGTTCAPYLAIRTFLQFVTDEGVDFPLGAMV; this comes from the coding sequence ATGGCGCTTAAATCTCTCTCTGGTATGCAACGTCGACTGTCGCGAGACGCTAGATTGGCTGAGGCATACGGTAGCTTCATGAGGAACTACGAACGCCTGGGACATATGACTCGAGTCCCGGCCTTAGAAATACGGTGCGAGGACGCGTGGTACCTTCCACATCACGCAGTGATTCAGGCTTCGGGTGACAAATGGAAACTTCGCGTTGTGTTTGATGCCTCTCGGACAACTCGCGAAGGGCACTGCCTGAATAACTTTTTGTGGTCAGGACCCCCCCTCCAGAGCGATCTGTCATTGATCCTCTCAAATTGGCGAAAATACCGTTTTGCGTTTATCGTGGACATGGTGAGGGTGTTCCGGCGGGCTCTGGTCGTGCGCGAGGACCGGGATCTGCAGAGGGGTGTGTGGGCGACGATCGCTGACGCCGGTCCTGTTGATTACCGTTTGAATGCTGTCGCGTGCGGGACGACTTGTGCCCCATATCTGGCCATCCGCACGTTTTTGCAGTTTGTTACTGATGAGGGGGTTGACTTTCCTCTCGGAGCGATGGTGTAA
- the LOC107218177 gene encoding alpha/beta hydrolase domain-containing protein 17B encodes MNGLSLSELCCLFCCPPCPSRIAAKLAFLPPEPTYSFTEDEASSSKFTIALSERAEWQYTEREKESVEGFYARTSRGNRIACLFVRCSATARFTILFSHGNAVDLGQMSSFYLGLGSRINCNIFSYDYSGYGVSGGKPSEKNLYADIDAAWHALRTRYGISPENIILYGQSIGTVPTVDLAARYEVGAVVLHSPLMSGMRVAFPNTKRTWFFDAFPSIDKVPKVTSPVLVIHGTEDEVIDFSHGLAIYERCPRPVEPLWVEGAGHNDVELYNQYLERLKQFVSVELVN; translated from the exons ATGAACGGCCTCAGCCTGAGCGAGTTGTGCTGTCTTTTCTGCTGCCCCCCATGTCCGTCCAGGATCGCGGCTAAGCTCGCCTTCCTTCCTCCGGAGCCGACGTACTCCTTCACCGAGGACGAGGCCTCCAGCTCGAAATTTACCATCGCCCTGTCGGAGCGTGCCGAGTGGCAATATACGGAGCGCGAAAAGGAATCCGTCGAGGGTTTCTACGCCCGCACCTCCCGCGGGAATCGGATCGCCTGTTTGTTCGTCAGGTGTTCGGCGACCGCGAGGTTTACGATACTATTTTCCCACGGAAATGCCGTCGACCTCGGACAGATGTCCAGCTTCTACCTGGGCCTCGGCTCCAGGATAAACTGCAACATATTCAGCTACGATTATTCTGGCTACGGGGTCTCGGGTGGCAAACCTTCGGAAAAGAATTTGTACGCCGATATTGACGCCGCCTGGCATGCTCTCAGGACCAGGTACGGCATCAGCCCTGAAAACATCATCCTCTATGGACAGAGCATCGGCACCGTTCCTACTGTCGATCTTGCAGCCAGGTATGAAGTCGGCGCTGTCGTTCTTCATTCGCCTCTTATGTCTGGGATGAGGGTCGCCTTTCCCAATACCAAGAGGACCTGGTTCTTCGACGCTTTTCCTAG TATAGATAAAGTTCCAAAAGTGACGTCGCCTGTTCTGGTCATCCACGGGACGGAAGACGAAGTTATAGACTTTAGCCATGGTCTAGCGATTTACGAACGATGTCCAAGACCTGTGGAACCATTATGGGTTGAG GGAGCGGGTCACAACGACGTGGAGCTTTACAATCAGTATTTGGAACGACTGAAGCAGTTTGTGAGCGTAGAGCTGGTCAACTGA